The Nocardioides sp. S-1144 genome includes a region encoding these proteins:
- a CDS encoding HNH endonuclease: MTTLTGSVLLYNASFEPLGRVSFKHAVKMLVREVAVVHEAHPERMIGPYQWPRALRLVRYVATKWLYRPAGYTRHGVLARDRHRCAYCNGRADTIDHLLPRSRGGTWTWLNTVAACGSCNERKGNRTPAEAGMRLRLDPWHPTRAQVAAWS, from the coding sequence ATGACCACGTTGACCGGATCGGTGCTGCTCTACAACGCCTCCTTCGAGCCGCTGGGCCGGGTCAGCTTCAAGCACGCGGTCAAGATGCTGGTCCGCGAGGTCGCCGTGGTCCACGAGGCGCACCCCGAGCGGATGATCGGTCCCTACCAGTGGCCGCGCGCGCTGCGGCTGGTCCGCTACGTCGCCACCAAGTGGCTCTACCGGCCCGCCGGCTACACCCGCCACGGCGTCCTGGCGCGCGACCGGCACCGCTGCGCCTACTGCAACGGCCGCGCCGACACCATCGACCACCTGCTCCCGCGCTCGCGCGGCGGCACCTGGACCTGGCTCAACACCGTCGCCGCCTGCGGCTCCTGCAACGAGCGCAAGGGCAACCGCACCCCCGCCGAGGCCGGCATGCGGCTGCGCCTCGACCCCTGGCACCCCACCCGCGCCCAGGTCGCGGCCTGGAGCTGA